A window from Salvia miltiorrhiza cultivar Shanhuang (shh) chromosome 2, IMPLAD_Smil_shh, whole genome shotgun sequence encodes these proteins:
- the LOC131011983 gene encoding uncharacterized protein LOC131011983 isoform X2, with amino-acid sequence MAAAIGWYGPLIDICKASSYIGDFVQLVALVHKFTPIQYKISGSRGEVVRVDVLVGDETRSYFPVTVWQKQMRSQIAVGHVFLLQNLKITRYGDTVEAMAVHCSSLKCLLEPDDFVAPKGLDKLIGESRLGITVKDKLQKVGGWLQRANLAHCGSILNYNECRMQVKVNWKLHQEICTQDCSSLSDLCQCEDSCKASFHASVGEIFLPNLREPEAERMFISRRLHSLDVGQNTIPLYCQRSSDRLHIIGTIYRPFLLYVWDDSKYLPISVTNKAAQLLFGNIPAEKVLSSYKLHRPPPSDTGSKKDHRKELSNKNPNFYTIWLILLRMVFQHGKNSPFKFEVTVDTNKDWENGRLEMVSVSLPAFTGKPSVQNQAR; translated from the exons ATGGCGGCGGCGATCGGATGGTACGGACCGCTGATTGATATCTGCAAAGCATCTTCTTATATTGGGGATTTTGTACAGCTCGTAGCCTTGGTTCACAAATTCACCCCTATACAG TATAAAATTTCTGGCAGTAGAGGAGAGGTGGTCAGGGTGGATGTTCTGGTGGGGGATGAAACGAGGTCGTATTTTCCGGTGACCGTTTGGCAGAAGCAGATGAGGTCCCAAATTGCAGTTGGGCATGTTTTTCTGCTGCAAA ATCTCAAAATCACAAGATATGGAGATACTGTTGAAGCTATGGCTGTACATTGTTCATCTTTGAAATGTTTACTTGAGCCAGATGACTTTGTTGCACCCAAAG GTTTGGATAAGTTGATAGGAGAGAGTCGCTTGGGGATCACTGTCAAGGACAAGCTCCAGAAAGTTGGTGGCTGGCTGCAGCGAGCTAATCTTGCTCACTGTGGCAGTATATTGAATTACAATGAA TGCAGGATGCAAGTGAAAGTAAACTGGAAATTGCATCAAGAGATTTGTACCCAGGATTGCTCCTCTCTGTCAGATTTATGCCAGTGTGAGGACTCTTGCAAGGCAAGTTTTCACGCATCTGTTGGCGAAATATTTTTGCCAAATCTTCGAGAGCCTGAAGCCGAGAGGATGTTTATTAGTAGGCGGCTACATTCGCTAG ATGTAGGGCAAAACACCATTCCCTTATATTGCCAAAGAAGCTCAGACCGTCTCCATATAATAGGGACCATATATAGACCTTTCTTG TTATACGTGTGGGATGACTCCAAATACCTTCCGATTTCTGTGACCAACAAAGCGGCTCAACTTCTGTTCGGTAACATCCCTGCTGAGAAAGTTCTTTCCTCCTATAAACTTCATCGGCCTCCTCCAAGCGATACTGGATCCAAGAAGGATCATAGGAAAGAGCTCAGTAATAAAAACCCAAATTTCTACACGATTTGGTTGATTTTGTTGCGCATGGTGTTTCAACATGGAAAGAACAGCCCTTTCAAATTTGAAGTCACAGTTGATACCAATAAGGACTGGGAAAATGGGAGGCTTGAGATGGTATCAGTCTCGCTTCCTGCTTTTACAGGAAAGCCCTCCGTACAAAATCAAGCCCGCTAG
- the LOC131011983 gene encoding uncharacterized protein LOC131011983 isoform X1 yields the protein MAAAIGWYGPLIDICKASSYIGDFVQLVALVHKFTPIQYKISGSRGEVVRVDVLVGDETRSYFPVTVWQKQMRSQIAVGHVFLLQNLKITRYGDTVEAMAVHCSSLKCLLEPDDFVAPKGLDKLIGESRLGITVKDKLQKVGGWLQRANLAHCGSILNYNECRMQVKVNWKLHQEICTQDCSSLSDLCQCEDSCKASFHASVGEIFLPNLREPEAERMFISRRLHSLGENSLVDDLITTGCQLCGTPVNGRLGPDVGQNTIPLYCQRSSDRLHIIGTIYRPFLLYVWDDSKYLPISVTNKAAQLLFGNIPAEKVLSSYKLHRPPPSDTGSKKDHRKELSNKNPNFYTIWLILLRMVFQHGKNSPFKFEVTVDTNKDWENGRLEMVSVSLPAFTGKPSVQNQAR from the exons ATGGCGGCGGCGATCGGATGGTACGGACCGCTGATTGATATCTGCAAAGCATCTTCTTATATTGGGGATTTTGTACAGCTCGTAGCCTTGGTTCACAAATTCACCCCTATACAG TATAAAATTTCTGGCAGTAGAGGAGAGGTGGTCAGGGTGGATGTTCTGGTGGGGGATGAAACGAGGTCGTATTTTCCGGTGACCGTTTGGCAGAAGCAGATGAGGTCCCAAATTGCAGTTGGGCATGTTTTTCTGCTGCAAA ATCTCAAAATCACAAGATATGGAGATACTGTTGAAGCTATGGCTGTACATTGTTCATCTTTGAAATGTTTACTTGAGCCAGATGACTTTGTTGCACCCAAAG GTTTGGATAAGTTGATAGGAGAGAGTCGCTTGGGGATCACTGTCAAGGACAAGCTCCAGAAAGTTGGTGGCTGGCTGCAGCGAGCTAATCTTGCTCACTGTGGCAGTATATTGAATTACAATGAA TGCAGGATGCAAGTGAAAGTAAACTGGAAATTGCATCAAGAGATTTGTACCCAGGATTGCTCCTCTCTGTCAGATTTATGCCAGTGTGAGGACTCTTGCAAGGCAAGTTTTCACGCATCTGTTGGCGAAATATTTTTGCCAAATCTTCGAGAGCCTGAAGCCGAGAGGATGTTTATTAGTAGGCGGCTACATTCGCTAGGTGAGAATAGTTTGGTTGACGATCTCATAACTACTGGCTGTCAGCTATGTGGTACCCCAGTGAATGGCAGACTTGG GCCAGATGTAGGGCAAAACACCATTCCCTTATATTGCCAAAGAAGCTCAGACCGTCTCCATATAATAGGGACCATATATAGACCTTTCTTG TTATACGTGTGGGATGACTCCAAATACCTTCCGATTTCTGTGACCAACAAAGCGGCTCAACTTCTGTTCGGTAACATCCCTGCTGAGAAAGTTCTTTCCTCCTATAAACTTCATCGGCCTCCTCCAAGCGATACTGGATCCAAGAAGGATCATAGGAAAGAGCTCAGTAATAAAAACCCAAATTTCTACACGATTTGGTTGATTTTGTTGCGCATGGTGTTTCAACATGGAAAGAACAGCCCTTTCAAATTTGAAGTCACAGTTGATACCAATAAGGACTGGGAAAATGGGAGGCTTGAGATGGTATCAGTCTCGCTTCCTGCTTTTACAGGAAAGCCCTCCGTACAAAATCAAGCCCGCTAG
- the LOC131011984 gene encoding protein GET1-like, which produces MEEIQTGQGKSFAALVIFILVFSFHFVSKYIESQKNKRGSGENLDVRLRQEIKQLLKEASSLSQPSTFAQAVKLKRTAAVKEKELAKYLEMQEKDMKSVSSYGKHLMISKVFTYFVLILWFWKIPVATISDQLVHPFGRLLSWRAGTSLKDSVVIGVIPWLIVSERVSKFMCRKVFE; this is translated from the exons ATGGAAGAAATTCAAACGGGGCAAGGGAAATCATTTGCAGCTCTAGTGATTTTCATCCTTGTATTTTCTTTCCACTTCGTGTCTAAGTACATCGAATCCCAAAAAAACAag AGAGGATCCGGCGAAAATTTGGATGTTAGATTGCGACAAGAAATCAAGCAGCTTTTGAAGGAGGCCAGTTCTTTATCGCA GCCTTCAACATTTGCTCAAGCTGTAAAACTGAAAAGAACGGCTGCTGTGAAGGAGAAGGAACTTGCAAAGT ATCTAGAGATGCAAGAGAAGGATATGAAGTCAGTTAGTTCATACGGAAAGCACTTGATGATATCAAAG GTATTTACGTATTTTGTTCTGATTTTATGGTTCTGGAAGATACCTGTGGCCACAATATCTGATCAACTCGTGCACCCTTTTG GAAGGTTGCTCTCTTGGAGAGCAGGAACTTCTTTGAAGGACAGTGTTGTG ATTGGAGTCATACCATGGTTGATAGTATCTGAAAGAGTGAGCAAATTTATGTGCAGGAAGGTATTCGAGTAA
- the LOC131011987 gene encoding uncharacterized protein LOC131011987 yields the protein MAGKEEEKKLEECSVSNALGTWVFSVAGALIAIPVGIKRKSLAPLVFFGTTGTMLDIIMGINACEREHAERQMKLLEAQNVAAVDDATAAES from the exons ATGGCCGGAAAAGAGGAAGAGAAGAAATTAGAGGAATGCTCTGTTTCAAA TGCTTTGGGGACATGGGTTTTCTCAGTGGCGGGTGCTCTGATAGCGATCCCTGTTGGGATTAAAAGGAAGTCTCTGGCGCCCCTTGTGTTCTTTGGCACGACAGGCACAATGCTCGACATAATCATGGGGATCAATGCTTGTGAGAGGGAGCACGCAGAGCGCCAGATGAAGCTCTTGGAAGCGCAGAATGTTGCAGCAGTTGATGATGCTACTGCTGCTGAATCTTGA
- the LOC131011985 gene encoding uncharacterized protein LOC131011985 isoform X2 gives MRGVGGPLLCISDLLSDVGEDNSGGIHDHAAPPEAADVSKLSASEIPKLFQENFNELKGALEGADHSWTALTLKVEELERIVSRRDSSITEAKAIQDLY, from the exons atgaggggaGTTGGGGGTCCGTTATTGTGCATCAGCGATCTGCTAAGCGACGTCGGCGAAGACAACTCCGGCGGCATCCACGATCACGCCGCGCCGCCCGAGGCGGCCGACGTTTCTAAACTCTCGGCGTCTGAAATTCCCAAGCTATTCCAG GAAAACTTCAATGAACTGAAAGGGGCACTCGAGGGTGCTGATCACTCTTGGACTGCTCTAACACTCAAG GTTGAGGAACTGGAACGAATTGTCAGTCGAAGAGATTCTTCCATAACGGAAGCCAAAGCCATCCAAGATTTATACTAG
- the LOC131011985 gene encoding uncharacterized protein LOC131011985 isoform X1 — MRGVGGPLLCISDLLSDVGEDNSGGIHDHAAPPEAADVSKLSASEIPKLFQENFNELKGALEGADHSWTALTLKLCSALETANKLVDSTDSHVASLSDKVEELERIVSRRDSSITEAKAIQDLY, encoded by the exons atgaggggaGTTGGGGGTCCGTTATTGTGCATCAGCGATCTGCTAAGCGACGTCGGCGAAGACAACTCCGGCGGCATCCACGATCACGCCGCGCCGCCCGAGGCGGCCGACGTTTCTAAACTCTCGGCGTCTGAAATTCCCAAGCTATTCCAG GAAAACTTCAATGAACTGAAAGGGGCACTCGAGGGTGCTGATCACTCTTGGACTGCTCTAACACTCAAG TTGTGTTCTGCGCTGGAAACTGCAAACAAGTTGGTTGACTCTACCGATTCTCACGTTGCCTCCTTGTCTGATAAGGTTGAGGAACTGGAACGAATTGTCAGTCGAAGAGATTCTTCCATAACGGAAGCCAAAGCCATCCAAGATTTATACTAG